The Hemicordylus capensis ecotype Gifberg chromosome 6, rHemCap1.1.pri, whole genome shotgun sequence genome window below encodes:
- the CLDN12 gene encoding claudin-12 — protein MGCRDVHAATVLAFLSGTAALSGLIAAALLPNWRQMRLYTFNKNEKNVTVYTGLWIKCVRFDGSKDCVIYDTEWYTAVDQLDLRILQIALPVSMLTTVLALLLCLIGMCNTAFISSVPNIKQARCLINSAGCHLVAGLFFLLACVICLTPSVWVIFHNQEMNRKYEPVFTFDISVYIAIASAGGLLFTAILLFLWYCACKTLPSPFWQPLYSHAPSVRSYASQPYSARSRHSAIEIDIPVVTHAS, from the coding sequence ATGGGTTGCCGTGATGTCCACGCTGCAACAGTCCTGGCCTTCCTTTCTGGAACAGCTGCCTTATCGGGACTCATTGCCGCTGCCCTGCTTCCTAACTGGAGACAAATGCGACTCTATACCTTTAACAAGAATGAAAAGAATGTGACCGTTTACACTGGGCTGTGGATCAAATGTGTCCGCTTTGATGGCAGCAAAGACTGTGTGATTTATGATACTGAGTGGTATACGGCAGTTGATCAGCTGGATTTGCGCATTCTCCAAATTGCTCTCCCCGTGAGCATGCTCACTACTGTCTTGGCTCTTCTCCTCTGCTTGATTGGCATGTGTAACACCGCCTTCATTTCCTCCGTGCCAAACATCAAGCAGGCCAGATGTCTCATAAACAGTGCAGGCTGCCATCTTGTGGCTGGCCTCTTCTTTCTCCTTGCATGTGTCATTTGCTTGACGCCGTCTGTCTGGGTCATCTTCCATAACCAGGAAATGAACAGAAAATACGAGCCGGTTTTCACCTTTGACATCTCTGTGTACATTGCCATTGCCAGTGCGGGTGGCTTACTGTTCACAGCCATTCTCTTGTTCCTGTGGTATTGTGCGTGcaaaaccctgccttccccttttTGGCAGCCTCTATATTCACATGCGCCCAGTGTGCGTAGCTATGCTTCCCAACCATATTCCGCACGATCCCGTCATTCTGCCATTGAAATTGACATCCCTGTTGTGACTCATGCTTCTTAA